ACTTCGTCAAGTGTTTCcacttcaaaataaatataacgaGTACCGTGAATGGAATCTTCCTTCGAGGGATAAAAGAAGGGCAGGTTCTCATTTTAATGTTTATCCCAATCAAGCATCTCAACGTCTAGGAGAAGAATAAAGGCCGGTCTCGCTTCTATTTTGGGCACTGCATGTTTGCACTTAGAAGGCCAAGGTTGTGTTTTTGGTAAAGTAGCCTATCACTTAGCTACTATCACATACCAGTTTAGCAGCATGAGACAATCTCATTTGTGCATAGTAAAACTTCATTTGAGTGACACTTATTTCGGTTAGTTATATTGTTCCCAATTTGGTCACAAAAAATCTCTCATCGATTATCATATCGTTACCAACCATGATGACTAAAGAACACTGGTTGGAACAATAAGTAACTAAactaacaaaaactaaacaagTTAAACTGAAGAAAAAAGGGAAGAAAAGAGAATGACAGAAGAGAATAGGGGGCTTTTATAGAAATTTTGGCAGTCTCCCATTAGTCAATGCCATGACAATGGCCGGACAAGTTACCAATTAAAATTGGTCACAGACCTTTGACTGATGCAGGAGACTCGACCATATTAAGTAGCGAATGTTGTCGTAGCGAAAGGTGGtttaaaaatttcttcaaattttttcatttttatatcgTCTACTACTGAAACTAGCGCGCGAGGAATACCTGGTCCGGGAGTGCTAAAACTAAAAGAAATTGTCAATATAGTGTTGAAGATCTTTTGGGACCACAGTTTATGGGATTGTTCATGAAGCGACTCCCACTTGAGACCATTACACCATTGGTCTGCAATGGATTAATCTTTTGTCTTGATAATCTTCTGAAAACTAGATATAATTTAGGCTCTTCAAGAGATCACGAgacttttaaaatttgaaaataacacATTAAGGTATGCACATTCCCATCATTTCCTGCAATCCTACTACCATATATGCTCATATCCATCTGTACCCGCCACCAACATTCAAACTTTCTCTTCCCTAAGCCACTTCCGCCCATAGCTTCAAGCACTAAGTTTGAGCATCGTAATCCTAGGTCATTGTAAAGACTTTCTCACTGATCTATTCCGCATATGCAAGTATTCCACAAATAAAGTGAATTAAACTAAACTAATCCTAGGTCATTGAACCTAGAAGGCGACATGATACAACGACACTTGACTAGGGATGTATTCCGCCTTGATAGAAATTAACATCAGAGATTATTACCGATTGACCGATGGCCATGTTCGCACGAGTAGTTGTGTGCATTAGACACCCCTTGTTTCAATTCTAAGGAGAAATTTAATCCATTTCTATTTATTATTACCTATGTACCTCTGTCATGATCATTGTTAGGTTATACTACATTCCAAAGTGTTGCAGCATCCAATTCCCATTAGACAGTGGCCATAGAAGCAAAttgattttatcttttgctgTATATGTTCATCCTATGACAATATTTACACCAATCCTTTTGGCATTTCTAATGACCCGGTAGAAATTTAAAAGCAAGTTCATGGAAAACATTAGCAGTACAACGTCTATTCTAAGCGTATTCGGATATTTCTTTCATTCATACACCGATTACATTGCATCACATGGTAGGTCAAACCAATTTGGAAATATACCCGCCCATTTTTCCCCTCAGGTTTTGTTGCAATGCAATAACCAATAGGACTCTCATCAACAGATAGCATTAGCTTGATCATTGTAATGATCGCCAGTAAAATAATGTGTACATGAAAAAGTAATCTACGGTTGTGGTAGCTATTCATTTAGTCCGCGACTCAGTGCACTGGTCATACTGTAAAAATTTTCCTCACCTTCTTCATGTTCCTACGACAAACAGGACATGTACCAGCTGCCTCAACTATCCTGCATAGATAAGGTTGGGCATATATCATTCACCATACAAGAAAAAGCATCAGACATCAGCTAATTAATGTATGATTACACTGGATATGCACAGTTAGTGTAAAGGGTGTTTTACATTGACAACCAATCACAACTCACTTATTTGCCACATCACATTGTAGTTACTACTATGAGAACATACCAGGGGGAAATGATGAGGGAAGTGTATATTTGAATCAAAGTTTTAAATCGTGATTACGGTTACTTTGCAGTCACATGGTGATTTTTAGCATTGCAAAAATTTCCTGTCAAATACAGTTGTATGACTGCAAAGACCTTGACTTGAACAGTCCCTCTCACTGCTCAACTCCAGTCTCATACATATGAGTTATGTACTTATAAACAAAACTGCTTCAGTAATTTGGAAGTGATTGTTTTAATAACAATGAATTTACCTAGTTCCACATTCATAACAAGCCACACAGTGCCCACATGGAAGAAAAAAGCAGTCCCGTGgagcatcaaaacaaattgCACAAAGACGACGAGTATTATTACTGGTTTCACCATCACCTAAACATTTCCCATCAGTAGAACCTCCAGCGAGAAAATCAAGATCTTCCTCATCCTCTGGTAAAGAATCATATGATGAACCCCAACTTGAACGATCGTCATATTTGCGAGAAAGCAAGGAGGCTTGATCAGGACCCGGTCCTTCAGATCTGGATTCTACTCGATCATCGTGGGCACTCTGAAGCTTAGTCAAGACGTTGAAGGCCCAAAACATGATCATAGTCAGTCCACCTGCAGGGAGATGTAGCTTAAGTAACATAAAATCATTTAGGATTAATACGTCAGAGGCTGACTATATAAAGAGGTTACCTATGCCAAAAATATATGTAAGCCATCTTGGTCCATAAGACAGTTTGACATACCACTCTTCATTGGATGTGTTCTGAACCACAGTaaagaaaatgtaaataaaCAGGAAAAGCAAAGGAACTGAAATATATTAATCTCCTAAACTAAggaataaatataaatagaatTATCTGATTCACTGGGGCcgaagaaatattttattcttgcGTGGGGAGGAACGCAGAGTTTCAAGATTACAAAATCAGAGAGACACCAGAATGCTAGGTTGCCTCATTTTATGTCCCACTTAAGATTTATAAGGATGACTATTTATTTGAAGAaagtatataataaataatcttGCCTGTTGTGGAGCAGGAGAAACTAAGACAGCTGTGTTTCCATAAGGAAAGAAAATATTCAGACCACATGGACTACTAGTCAGGGCACATTTGTAGTAAGCATTTGTTGTATTATGCAAGATGGCCTTTACAGTGAGGTTTAATTCCACCTATTCAACAAGAGACCAAAGAAAGTAACTAAGAATGatcaataataatgaaaataataaacactTTGCCTTAAACTTATAAGCCTGTTAGAATCATACAAAGGTTTAAAAGCACCTGACTCTGTTAAGAAATATAACAAAATCTTGTAATAACACATCAAGAACACTTTCGTCCAGAATAATGATTACTCTTACActattttaatttaatgcaaGGCCTTTTGTGTAACATGAACTGTTTCCAAATATGGAGCAAATAAAAGGTTTGATGTTTTCTTCAATTGAACTAAACAATATTATAGGAAAAATATGGATAGGGGGGCAAAAATAAGATACTTAATATCATTATGGTATGATGAATACAACGCTAACCAAATTTGGCTTCAATGTACGAAGTTCTGCAagatatttgtttcttttgtggTCAATCTATCAAAGGACTTCGGATGCTAAGACACAATATTAGATGCATATACAGTTACGCAGATTTGAGGGAGCAACAAAGGGATATTTATGGTATGACCAAGAAGTATAAGTAGTGGCACAAATGTGATCTAGTCTGGGAGTGTTCTGTTTGTGACCAGGCCATGTTCAAAGTACTGTTAGAATTTAAGTTTGCATTTATCTGCTTTGCAGTCTACAACAGTTCAATCCCATAAATCTCATGCAGTTAGCCTACTCTAACATGCTTGCCATCAGAAGATTTATGTCCATATTTATGACTTGTCGATGTCAAAGTTCCACCCTATTATTTGGACCTTTCTTTGAAATCATTTAGTTTACAAATTAGTTCTCATGGACCAGCTTTCTTGTGCAAGCTTATATTTAGATACGCCCAAAGATGTTTATAAAGCAAGTATTAAGAATAAATAATGTCCATGTTCAGATGTTCTAGTTAATAACTGAATATTCAAAGGTTTTTAAACATGCAAGTCTAAATCTATGCAAAAAAAGACCGATGAAAAAGTTCACATTATAAATCATAGTAACCAAGCATATACCACTGCATCAAAACTTAAGCTTCAATTCACATTTAATAATCTCTGATATTTATCTTGCTGCATTGAACAGGATATCCTGAAACTTAATATCAGTTTCACCCATTTTAAGGATATTTTAACAGAAACTTCTGTTTGTAGATTTCCCAATACGAAAAAATAACACAGCATGGCTTCATAATCAATAAAAACTTTGTTTTCAGTCATTCTAGGGATATTTAATGAAACAATGAAAGCTCCAGGAACAAGAATGGTATCGAAATACAAAAATACCTCCACTTCCTCCCCTTCCAAATTACCCAATGCCACATAATAGCTGGATGACCTGAATATTTCCTGCGTAATCATACCAGTTccttgaagaagaaaaaacatcaGTATATGACTAATATGAAGACAGATGTATATAGTTTTCTTTCCCACTTTCTTACCATGGATCATGTTCCAAGACAGAGTTGTATTGGGATATGTTGGGTCAGCCATCCACTCTGAGAGGCTTTCAGCTCCTGCAAACAGAGGCAGAAAAATACATGTTCACTAAATACACTATAGCATGCAAAATTTTGGTATGTCCTTATCAATAACTACATGTAAATATTTAGTAACTTCAATGGATTTGAGCTTCAAGATATTTATGATTGATGTAACTTAGCCATAGAGGCACTTGCAATTTTTTTACACATCTGAATATAATATTTATGATTGATGTAACTTAGCCATAGAGCTAaggtctcttttttttttttttgactaaagagCTAAGGTCTCTTAAGGATATAACTATAACCAACTCTCTCCTCTCTTACAACTATGCGTTCAGTCAGTTTTTAGGCTTCTtgatataaataaatgtatttacAAAATTACATTATCTGTACAAGGATTGAGGAATATTTTCATTATGTTCCACCTCAAAGTTAAATCAGGATTTGCTCTATTGTGGGTATAACAGACTATAGCAAAAAACACTTAGAAAATAACACATATCCACTCCAAACAAGATCAAAGTGAGCTCTTAATTCTCTCAGGAAACATTTTACTTAGTCAGACAGCTATCATGCTCTTAAAAAAGAAATCGAAAGGTATTGTAATTAGTATGTGAAACTGAAGCAAAGGAATTTGTTTATTCCACTAGATTTGTGTTTTATTTGGGTTGTGCAATTCTTGTTTTTGTGATTCTAATCTGATCTTGAAGTAGGCCACCCAACTCagtaaaattgtgaatttttgtCGGTGTTAGTTTATCCACTCAAACGTCAGATTTCAACCTTTTTTCTGTTTTATGTTGCTACATATCGAACATGATTTTAGTAAAAGTGAGACGTTTGGTAACTTTGAACCAAAAATGATTTTGGCTCCAAACAGTGATAAAAAGTAGCTCTTGCATAGTTGCATTAGATTGAAAATTTACACAAGCTATATATCAAACttgtttttaaactaaaaacATTTAAACATGAACAACTTCACATCAAAATCATGTTTGCTAAACGCGAATACAATGTGTGTTTGGGTGCACTTTTGGAGGACGCAAAAATTCCAAAggtataaaattgattttggctaGAGGATTGATTCTAACAAGAAGCTAGAATTTTGAGCTTTTGCCTGTACCTTGATTTTTAGCCTtacatgaatatatccaaacatgaaTAATTTTACATTCAACTCACTAAGTGACAAATGAGTGGTAGTTGCACGAGAATCAAATCCACGACAAAAGTAAAGATAAACGACTTAAATTTCATGTAGAGAGAATACCTTCTGCAATTACAAGATAAACAGAGGAGCTCTCAGAGCTCAAGCTATATGAAATATTCACTTCAGATCCTCTATTCAGATATAATTTCCATTCCTGTGGAAGACATAAGAAATGGGTGCTAGTTTAATCACAGGAAATGTGAGGCATTGGTAACAAGATCAAGTATAAATGCTTTCTATTTTGCAACAACAGAATTCCAAATCACAGGAAAGGGGGAAATGCATATATACTTGCCTTTTCTGAGCCATAAGGAATAGATATATTAAAAGTTTCTCTCCAAGTGGAAACAACATCAAGAGACGGATATTGATATGTACCATATAGAATGAGTCCTGGATTTGCCTGTAAGTTTTCTACCTAATGCAAACAAACCCAAATTACAAAGATACTCACAAACTACAAATGGAAAACAGCTAAAGAAAATTAACATTAGCATGGAGTAACTGAAACTGACCTTCACATATTGCACAAACACAGGGTTTGGATGAAAAACAATTGAAGAACATGGACCTAGAGCCACACTCATCGACCCATAAACCCCCATTATCATTGTCACCGCAACTGTAATAACATTACAAAGCAAtctcataattaataataataataataataataataataaaaaaagcagcatataattaaaatgcattCAGAGTTTAGAGCAATTATGTAAGAACTTGAAAGGACAAAATGAAGTAAGAAGTATCTCATTGTAATTACTACTTACTATAACATTACTAATGTACAAGCATCAAGTACTATGACGCACTGACACTAGAGGCACTAAAAATCATGTAACAAAATGAATTTGATAGAGTGTAGGCAACTCACATGTGTCGGTACTCGGTGTTATGTTAATGTTGAACACAAGACACTCCATCAATCTGAAGTGTACCGTTTaccatggttttaaattgcagtcgcAGATGTGGTAGTGATTATTGCAATTGCGGTCATTGTGAAGCGCGTTGCGGCTGTTGCGGtgtgaaataattttaagttttcACAAACTCTATAAAGTGGCATTACTATCCAGTATCCACTACACTATTTACTCACACTTGTTTCGTACATATTTATTGAAAGATGCTTAAAATACAC
This genomic interval from Trifolium pratense cultivar HEN17-A07 linkage group LG6, ARS_RC_1.1, whole genome shotgun sequence contains the following:
- the LOC123891971 gene encoding E3 ubiquitin-protein ligase APD2-like, translating into MNHLLHPHTVSSLSLSLTSSLSLSTMQQPHSSTAIPSSSSTSNAETSLSIQNAQVSENRPRQSRRVRITYGGRFNRTISITDDSAIVRDDKWSCLAVIFSLWFFVAVTMIMGVYGSMSVALGPCSSIVFHPNPVFVQYVKVENLQANPGLILYGTYQYPSLDVVSTWRETFNISIPYGSEKEWKLYLNRGSEVNISYSLSSESSSVYLVIAEGAESLSEWMADPTYPNTTLSWNMIHGTGMITQEIFRSSSYYVALGNLEGEEVESQVELNLTVKAILHNTTNAYYKCALTSSPCGLNIFFPYGNTAVLVSPAPQQNTSNEEWYVKLSYGPRWLTYIFGIGGLTMIMFWAFNVLTKLQSAHDDRVESRSEGPGPDQASLLSRKYDDRSSWGSSYDSLPEDEEDLDFLAGGSTDGKCLGDGETSNNTRRLCAICFDAPRDCFFLPCGHCVACYECGTRIVEAAGTCPVCRRNMKKVRKIFTV